A genome region from Sphaerisporangium krabiense includes the following:
- a CDS encoding aminotransferase class IV, translating into MNVPVWVNGDLVDPARASVSVFDHGLMVGDGVFETIKCVNGESFALTRHLERLALSAERLGLPAPDLAAIAGGVRACLAAAPPWPLGRVRVTYTSGNGPLGSDRGNQGTTAIVIVGAQAPFPEAASVTVVPWPRNERGALAGVKSTSYGDNAKALAYAKAHGGEEAVFANLAGDLCEGTGSNVFVVRDGHLITPTLASGCLAGVTRALVLEWHGGEEADVPVAALREAEEAFLTSTTRDIQPIRVVDGAVLPAAPGPVTAKAMRVFAERAAGDLDP; encoded by the coding sequence ATGAACGTACCGGTCTGGGTCAACGGCGACCTGGTGGACCCCGCGCGGGCCAGCGTCTCGGTCTTCGACCACGGCCTCATGGTGGGCGACGGCGTGTTCGAGACGATCAAATGCGTGAACGGCGAGTCGTTCGCCCTCACGCGCCACCTGGAGCGTCTCGCCCTGTCGGCCGAGCGCCTGGGCCTGCCCGCGCCGGACCTCGCCGCGATCGCCGGCGGCGTGCGCGCCTGCCTCGCCGCGGCCCCGCCGTGGCCGCTCGGCCGCGTCCGCGTCACCTACACCAGCGGGAACGGGCCGCTCGGCTCCGACCGCGGCAACCAGGGCACCACCGCGATCGTCATCGTCGGCGCGCAGGCGCCCTTCCCCGAGGCCGCGAGCGTCACCGTCGTCCCCTGGCCCCGCAACGAGCGCGGCGCGCTCGCCGGGGTGAAGAGCACCTCCTACGGCGACAACGCCAAGGCCCTGGCCTACGCCAAGGCGCACGGCGGCGAGGAGGCCGTGTTCGCCAACCTCGCCGGTGACCTGTGCGAGGGCACGGGCAGCAACGTGTTCGTCGTCAGGGACGGCCACCTCATCACCCCGACGCTCGCCTCGGGCTGCCTGGCCGGGGTGACGCGCGCGCTGGTGCTCGAATGGCACGGCGGCGAGGAGGCCGACGTGCCGGTCGCGGCGCTGCGCGAGGCCGAGGAGGCGTTCCTGACCTCCACGACCCGCGACATCCAGCCCATCCGCGTGGTGGACGGCGCCGTCCTGCCCGCCGCGCCCGGCCCCGTCACCGCCAAGGCGATGCGCGTCTTCGCCGAGCGCGCCGCGGGCGACCTGGACCCGTGA
- a CDS encoding LVIVD repeat-containing protein — MGRWRSGTAAAAMGAILVMAGCVSDPEPATTPKAGTAAPSGASSAAPTSADGLQHSPNARLVANVPPSAPFDGEHAWGTDLAFQGDFAFVGNFEGFTIVDIGDPTKPKVVTRVVCPGGQNDISVSGNLLFLSIDEPRDGDTCTSEPGAPDEGWEGIRIFDISDKTKPRYIKSLATACGSHTHTLVPGKDASKVYLYVSSFGPSGSHCPPPHDSIAVVEVPVQNPAQAKVVAQPVLFHDGFDDSKPGATSGCHDITVYPEKDLAAGACIGNGILMDISDRARPKVLQQVIDTENFSTWHSATFTNDASRVIFSDELGGGIAPTCDAETGPLRGADAVYDITADRKLKRRGYFKIPRYQTSSENCVAHNGSLIPVPGKTILVQGWYQGGITVADFTDPDHPKEIAYVDRGPLDPDAGQPMRLGGSWSAYYYNGYIYSSDITKGLDVIAIDDPLTDPAKPVRMDELNAQTQVSYPE, encoded by the coding sequence GTGGGCAGGTGGCGTAGCGGGACGGCCGCCGCGGCGATGGGCGCGATCCTGGTCATGGCGGGATGCGTCAGCGACCCGGAGCCCGCCACCACTCCGAAGGCCGGGACGGCGGCGCCCAGCGGCGCGTCCTCGGCCGCGCCCACCTCGGCGGACGGCCTCCAGCACAGCCCGAACGCCCGTCTGGTGGCCAACGTCCCGCCCTCGGCGCCGTTCGACGGCGAGCACGCGTGGGGCACCGACCTGGCCTTCCAGGGCGACTTCGCCTTCGTCGGCAACTTCGAGGGCTTCACGATCGTCGACATCGGTGACCCCACCAAGCCCAAGGTGGTCACGCGGGTGGTCTGCCCCGGCGGCCAGAACGACATCTCGGTGTCCGGGAACCTGCTGTTCCTCTCGATCGACGAGCCGCGGGACGGCGACACCTGCACCAGCGAGCCCGGCGCCCCGGACGAGGGCTGGGAGGGCATCCGGATCTTCGACATCTCGGACAAGACCAAGCCCCGCTACATCAAGTCGCTGGCCACCGCCTGCGGCTCGCACACCCACACCCTGGTGCCCGGCAAGGACGCCTCGAAGGTGTACCTCTACGTCTCCTCCTTCGGCCCGTCCGGCTCGCACTGCCCGCCGCCGCACGACTCCATCGCCGTCGTGGAGGTGCCGGTCCAGAACCCCGCCCAGGCCAAGGTGGTCGCCCAGCCCGTGCTGTTCCACGACGGCTTCGACGACTCCAAGCCGGGGGCCACCAGCGGCTGCCACGACATCACCGTCTACCCCGAGAAGGACCTGGCGGCGGGCGCCTGCATCGGCAACGGCATCCTGATGGACATCTCCGACCGCGCGCGCCCCAAGGTGCTGCAGCAGGTCATCGACACCGAGAACTTCTCCACCTGGCACTCGGCGACCTTCACCAACGACGCCAGCCGGGTGATCTTCTCCGACGAGCTCGGTGGCGGCATCGCGCCCACCTGCGACGCCGAGACCGGTCCCCTGCGCGGCGCGGACGCGGTGTACGACATCACGGCCGACCGCAAGCTGAAGCGCCGGGGATACTTCAAGATCCCGCGGTACCAGACGAGCTCCGAGAACTGCGTGGCGCACAACGGCTCGCTGATCCCCGTGCCGGGCAAGACCATCCTGGTGCAAGGGTGGTACCAGGGCGGCATCACGGTGGCGGACTTCACCGACCCCGACCACCCCAAGGAGATCGCGTACGTCGACCGGGGGCCGCTCGACCCCGACGCCGGGCAGCCCATGAGGCTCGGCGGGTCGTGGTCGGCGTACTACTACAACGGCTACATCTACTCCAGCGACATCACCAAGGGCCTGGACGTCATCGCGATCGACGACCCGCTCACCGATCCGGCCAAGCCGGTGCGGATGGACGAGCTCAACGCCCAGACCCAGGTCTCCTACCCGGAGTGA
- a CDS encoding DUF305 domain-containing protein, with amino-acid sequence MLASGLGTILAGCTGDPAGERAPIVVGSGAPVVVPGAPGQDARTATPGERLGREESRASAADVLFAERMIPHHRQALEMAGLAPARASDPRVRALCERIVAAQRPEIDVMSRWLRALGRDVPAEHSGHGADGSGEPDRYGMAGLEEMNRLRAARGEAFDALLLRLMIRHHEGAVAMAEEERAGGTDRILRAMAKDVVAGQRAEIVRMRALER; translated from the coding sequence GTGCTGGCATCCGGACTCGGGACGATCCTCGCCGGCTGCACCGGCGATCCGGCCGGCGAGCGCGCCCCCATCGTGGTCGGGAGCGGCGCTCCGGTGGTCGTCCCCGGCGCGCCCGGGCAGGACGCGCGCACCGCGACGCCGGGGGAGCGCCTCGGCCGCGAGGAGTCACGGGCCTCCGCCGCCGACGTGCTCTTCGCCGAGCGGATGATCCCGCATCACCGGCAGGCCCTGGAGATGGCCGGCCTCGCGCCCGCGCGGGCGTCCGACCCGCGGGTGAGGGCCCTGTGCGAGCGGATCGTGGCGGCCCAGCGCCCGGAGATCGACGTGATGTCCCGCTGGCTGCGCGCGCTCGGCCGGGACGTGCCCGCCGAGCATTCCGGGCACGGGGCGGACGGCTCCGGGGAGCCGGACAGGTACGGAATGGCGGGCCTGGAGGAGATGAACCGGCTGCGCGCCGCGCGGGGGGAGGCGTTCGACGCCCTGCTGCTGCGGCTGATGATCCGCCATCACGAGGGGGCGGTGGCGATGGCGGAGGAGGAACGGGCCGGCGGCACCGACCGGATACTGCGGGCCATGGCCAAGGACGTCGTCGCCGGGCAGCGGGCCGAGATCGTCAGGATGCGCGCGCTGGAGAGGTGA
- a CDS encoding SsgA family sporulation/cell division regulator, translated as MNATVSAELGLRLVVPDRTTVPLLAGLSYTADDPYAIRMAFHVGNDEPVEWIFARELLTVGIVRRVGDGDVQVWPARADGERTLNISLTSPFGQALFEVPLHPLTEFLHRTYELVSAGRETDFMDLDEELSNMLWSS; from the coding sequence ATGAACGCCACCGTCTCTGCCGAGCTGGGCCTTCGACTCGTGGTCCCCGACCGTACGACCGTCCCCCTGCTCGCCGGCCTGAGCTACACGGCCGATGACCCGTACGCCATCAGGATGGCCTTCCACGTGGGGAACGACGAGCCGGTCGAGTGGATCTTCGCCCGTGAGCTGCTGACCGTCGGCATCGTGCGCCGCGTCGGCGACGGGGACGTCCAGGTGTGGCCCGCGCGGGCCGACGGCGAGCGCACGCTCAACATCAGCCTCACCTCCCCCTTCGGTCAGGCCCTGTTCGAGGTGCCGCTGCACCCGCTGACCGAGTTCCTCCACCGCACCTACGAACTGGTGTCCGCCGGCCGCGAAACCGACTTCATGGACCTGGACGAAGAGCTGTCCAACATGCTCTGGAGCTCCTGA
- a CDS encoding helix-turn-helix domain-containing protein, with product MNRFPAEGDLDEDQVIDHRRAGPTVLRMLVGAELRRLREAAGVTRARAGYEIRASDTKISRLELGRTGFKPRDVQDLLTLYGVTDDAEREPLLVMARQASMPGWWHAYADVTPASLESYIGLEQGAAVIRTWDPLYVPELLQTEDYARALVQALNRGAAEAENERRVALRMRRARILTDPGTVTLWAVLDESALRRRVGGTATMRGQLRHLIEAAALPNVTIHVLPFSHGAHGAMGGPIAIMRPPATELSDVVCLPQLVGTIYPDRQADVDRYYAVMNALVVDAESAAGTVRLLEDMLKEY from the coding sequence ATGAACCGTTTTCCGGCGGAGGGCGACCTGGACGAGGATCAGGTCATCGACCATCGGCGGGCCGGTCCCACGGTGCTGCGCATGCTGGTGGGAGCGGAGTTGCGCCGGCTGCGCGAGGCCGCGGGCGTCACCCGGGCCAGGGCGGGGTACGAGATCCGGGCCTCCGACACCAAGATCAGCAGGCTGGAGCTCGGCCGCACCGGCTTCAAGCCCCGCGACGTGCAGGACCTCCTCACCCTGTACGGGGTGACCGACGACGCCGAGCGTGAGCCTCTGCTGGTCATGGCGCGGCAGGCCAGCATGCCGGGGTGGTGGCACGCCTACGCCGACGTCACCCCCGCCTCGCTGGAGTCCTACATCGGACTGGAGCAGGGCGCGGCGGTGATCCGCACCTGGGATCCGCTGTACGTCCCCGAGTTGTTGCAGACCGAGGACTACGCGCGGGCGCTGGTCCAGGCGCTGAACCGCGGCGCCGCCGAGGCGGAGAACGAGCGCCGCGTCGCGCTCAGGATGCGGCGGGCGCGCATCCTCACCGACCCGGGCACCGTCACGCTGTGGGCGGTCCTGGACGAGTCCGCGCTGCGGCGCCGGGTCGGCGGCACGGCGACGATGCGCGGCCAGCTACGCCACCTGATCGAGGCGGCGGCGCTGCCGAATGTCACGATCCACGTCCTGCCGTTCAGCCACGGCGCCCACGGCGCGATGGGCGGACCGATCGCGATCATGCGGCCGCCGGCGACCGAACTGAGCGACGTGGTGTGCCTGCCGCAGCTCGTCGGGACGATCTACCCGGACCGGCAGGCCGACGTCGACCGGTACTACGCGGTCATGAACGCCCTGGTCGTCGACGCCGAATCCGCCGCCGGCACGGTGCGGCTGCTGGAGGACATGCTGAAGGAGTACTGA
- a CDS encoding SPW repeat protein: MTRPTGLEAHPDIVAMRAKYERAGSSVVAQVIEGLILLAGLYLAISPWVVGFITGQPRLSVNNLITGLVVAALALGFASAYGRTYGLTWMLPILGIWTIITPWVIRSVSTGTIANNVATGAVILLLGLGAMAVGTRSPMHGERMHGDRLHGNRSGRV, from the coding sequence ATGACTAGACCGACCGGCCTGGAGGCGCATCCCGATATCGTCGCGATGCGAGCCAAGTACGAAAGGGCGGGTTCGAGCGTGGTCGCGCAGGTGATCGAGGGGCTCATCCTGCTCGCCGGGCTCTATCTCGCGATATCTCCGTGGGTTGTGGGCTTCATCACGGGCCAGCCCAGGCTCTCGGTGAACAACTTGATCACCGGGCTCGTGGTGGCCGCCCTCGCCCTGGGGTTCGCGTCCGCGTACGGTCGCACCTACGGGCTCACCTGGATGCTGCCGATCCTGGGCATCTGGACGATCATCACCCCGTGGGTCATTCGATCGGTTTCGACCGGCACGATTGCCAACAACGTCGCCACCGGCGCCGTCATCCTGCTGCTGGGACTCGGCGCCATGGCGGTGGGGACCCGGTCGCCGATGCACGGGGAGAGGATGCACGGCGACAGGCTGCACGGCAACCGGTCCGGCAGGGTGTGA
- a CDS encoding DNA topoisomerase IB — protein MGFVVTVELRESSPAEPGIRRRRRGRGFSYHWPDGRKVTGHRALRRIRALAIPPAWSEVWICRSDDGHIQAVGTDTAGRRQYRYHQVWREEQDRAKHERVCQMAVRLPAFRERVAKDLSGEGLTRDRVLAAAARMLDIGFFRVGGEEYDSFGLATLRMEHVTCKKGQVTCTYPAKGGKMREVEIIDRDVCRVVTELHRTGEEGDLLRHTDGSGWTDVHSEDINAYLRETLECEVSAKDFRTWHATVLAAVGLAVSARARHRTGRKRAVNRVVKEVADYLGNTPAVARASYIDPRVITAYEKGRTIEKALTRLGAEAGFGSLATHGGVERAVVALLRRT, from the coding sequence ATGGGGTTCGTCGTGACGGTGGAACTGCGGGAGAGCAGCCCGGCCGAACCGGGTATCCGCCGGCGGCGCCGGGGACGTGGTTTCAGCTACCACTGGCCCGACGGCCGGAAGGTGACGGGCCACCGGGCGCTGCGGCGCATCAGGGCCCTGGCCATCCCCCCGGCCTGGTCGGAGGTGTGGATCTGCCGGTCGGACGACGGCCACATCCAGGCGGTCGGCACCGACACCGCAGGACGGCGGCAGTACCGCTACCACCAGGTGTGGCGCGAGGAGCAGGACCGCGCCAAGCACGAGCGCGTGTGCCAGATGGCGGTCCGGCTCCCGGCCTTCCGGGAGCGCGTCGCCAAGGACCTGTCCGGAGAGGGGCTCACCCGCGACCGGGTCCTGGCCGCGGCCGCGCGGATGCTGGACATCGGGTTCTTCCGGGTGGGAGGCGAGGAGTACGACTCCTTCGGCCTGGCGACGCTCCGCATGGAGCACGTCACCTGTAAGAAGGGCCAGGTGACCTGCACCTATCCGGCCAAGGGCGGCAAGATGCGGGAGGTGGAGATCATCGACAGGGACGTGTGCCGCGTGGTCACCGAGCTCCACCGGACCGGCGAGGAGGGTGACCTGCTGCGCCACACGGACGGCTCCGGCTGGACCGACGTGCACAGCGAGGACATCAACGCCTACCTGCGCGAGACGCTGGAGTGCGAGGTGTCGGCCAAGGACTTCCGCACCTGGCACGCCACCGTGCTCGCCGCCGTGGGCCTCGCGGTCTCCGCCCGCGCCCGCCACAGGACCGGCAGGAAACGCGCGGTCAACCGGGTCGTCAAGGAGGTCGCGGACTACCTGGGCAACACGCCCGCGGTGGCCCGTGCCTCCTACATCGACCCGCGGGTGATCACCGCCTACGAGAAGGGCCGCACGATCGAGAAGGCGTTGACACGGCTCGGCGCCGAGGCCGGGTTCGGCAGCCTGGCCACCCACGGCGGCGTGGAACGGGCGGTCGTCGCGCTGCTGCGCCGCACCTAG
- a CDS encoding phage holin family protein — protein MTDLMRETRAETNPYASLSTAELIKHLSEDVSRLVRDEIRLATMELSRKGKRAGLGAGLFGGAGVMALYGGGALVATVILALALVLPAWLAALIVGVALLIVAALMALVGKEQVSRATPPLPEEAIRSMKADVDVLKESAHR, from the coding sequence ATGACCGACCTGATGAGGGAAACGCGGGCCGAGACCAACCCGTACGCCTCCCTCTCGACCGCCGAGCTGATCAAACATCTGTCGGAGGACGTGTCCCGGCTGGTGCGCGACGAGATCAGGCTGGCCACCATGGAGCTGAGCCGCAAGGGCAAGCGCGCCGGGCTCGGCGCGGGCCTGTTCGGCGGCGCCGGGGTGATGGCGCTGTACGGCGGCGGCGCGCTGGTCGCCACGGTGATCCTGGCGCTCGCCCTCGTGCTCCCCGCCTGGCTCGCCGCCCTGATCGTGGGCGTCGCGCTGCTGATCGTGGCCGCCCTGATGGCGCTGGTGGGCAAGGAGCAGGTGAGCAGGGCCACCCCGCCGCTTCCCGAGGAGGCCATCCGGAGCATGAAGGCCGACGTCGACGTCCTGAAGGAGAGTGCGCATCGATGA
- a CDS encoding DUF3618 domain-containing protein yields MTETDPIGRPYRPTAGEVGLHRQEPGTATSPDSLGQSLNMPQVHAAPKPYVKPVVSHGRGDPLAGLSESSLEPSHEAPPETYDEVSGYGRSRYYWSEEDRLRDDIHRTREELGLTVEALAQKVDVKARARRKVSQTKDKAAEMAGRLRGGPHPHKVTADGAGTTRAAGSVPVGTGGADRRPAALIVAGLATMIGAGWAAWGRRRYRGGALRHR; encoded by the coding sequence ATGACCGAGACAGATCCCATCGGCCGCCCGTACCGGCCGACCGCCGGCGAGGTCGGCCTGCACAGGCAGGAGCCGGGCACGGCGACCAGCCCCGACTCGCTGGGCCAGTCGCTGAACATGCCGCAGGTGCACGCCGCGCCCAAGCCCTACGTCAAGCCCGTGGTCAGCCACGGCAGGGGCGATCCCCTCGCCGGGCTGTCGGAGTCCTCGCTGGAGCCGAGCCACGAGGCGCCGCCCGAGACGTACGACGAGGTGTCCGGCTACGGCCGGTCGCGCTACTACTGGAGCGAGGAGGACCGGCTGCGCGACGACATCCACCGCACCCGCGAGGAACTCGGCCTCACCGTCGAGGCGCTCGCGCAGAAGGTGGACGTCAAGGCCCGCGCCCGGCGCAAGGTGAGCCAGACCAAGGACAAGGCCGCCGAGATGGCCGGACGGCTGCGCGGCGGCCCGCACCCGCACAAGGTCACCGCGGACGGCGCGGGCACGACTCGTGCGGCCGGGTCCGTCCCGGTGGGCACCGGCGGCGCCGACCGCCGTCCCGCCGCCCTCATCGTGGCGGGGCTGGCCACCATGATCGGTGCCGGCTGGGCGGCCTGGGGGCGCAGGCGGTACCGCGGCGGCGCGCTGCGCCACCGGTGA
- a CDS encoding alpha/beta hydrolase: MPLHPNIDPELAEGLEQAFLPPVDLARMGHDELPGVRGRMRAAFADMPPLVAPGVLVEDLRVPGPDGDPDIRLRVYRPEDADGPLPVLYWMHGGGMVLGMVEMDDGTLSRYVREAGCAAVSVEYRLAPENPHPAPVEDCYAGLVWTAKNAGEIGVDPARLAVGGSSAGGGLAAGTVLLARDRGGPQVVFQMLLSPMLDDRNVTPSSREFDEAVLWSRGENLFGWTALLGADTGTTAVSPYAAPARAADLSGLPPAYIDVGELEVFRDECIDHAQRLLQAGVSTEFHLFPGAFHGFDAVLPDAAVSRRAVAGRMAALRRALAG; the protein is encoded by the coding sequence ATGCCGCTTCACCCGAACATCGATCCCGAGCTCGCCGAGGGCCTGGAACAGGCGTTCCTGCCGCCCGTCGACCTCGCCCGCATGGGGCACGACGAGCTTCCCGGCGTGCGCGGCCGGATGCGCGCGGCGTTCGCCGACATGCCGCCCCTCGTCGCGCCCGGGGTTCTGGTCGAGGACCTGCGCGTCCCCGGCCCGGACGGCGACCCCGACATCCGGCTGCGCGTCTACCGCCCCGAGGACGCGGACGGCCCGCTGCCCGTCCTGTACTGGATGCACGGCGGCGGCATGGTGCTCGGCATGGTCGAGATGGACGACGGCACGCTGTCGCGCTACGTCCGCGAGGCCGGCTGCGCGGCGGTGTCGGTGGAGTACCGCCTCGCCCCGGAGAACCCGCACCCGGCGCCGGTCGAGGACTGCTACGCGGGCCTGGTCTGGACGGCCAAGAACGCCGGGGAGATCGGCGTCGACCCCGCCCGCCTCGCCGTCGGCGGCTCCAGCGCCGGCGGCGGCCTCGCGGCGGGCACCGTGCTGCTCGCCCGCGACCGGGGAGGGCCGCAGGTGGTCTTCCAGATGCTGCTCTCGCCCATGCTGGACGACCGCAACGTCACCCCCTCCAGCAGGGAGTTCGACGAGGCCGTCCTGTGGAGCCGCGGGGAGAACCTGTTCGGCTGGACCGCCCTGCTCGGCGCGGACACGGGCACCACGGCCGTGTCGCCGTACGCCGCGCCCGCCCGCGCCGCCGACCTGTCGGGCCTGCCGCCCGCCTACATCGACGTCGGTGAGCTGGAGGTCTTCCGCGACGAGTGCATCGACCACGCCCAGCGGCTGCTGCAGGCCGGGGTCTCCACCGAGTTCCACCTGTTCCCGGGCGCCTTCCACGGCTTCGACGCCGTGTTGCCGGACGCCGCGGTCAGCAGGCGCGCGGTCGCGGGACGGATGGCGGCCCTGCGGCGCGCGCTGGCCGGCTGA
- a CDS encoding NAD(+)/NADH kinase: MGMVTTVGLVLHPQRDSKEAIDVIVEWARTRKVTVLGLPDEVGRIDCSAEAVGPDALVERADLVVSLGGDGTMLRTMRLLAGRSTPVLGVNLGRLGFLAEIDVEELQPALSAIDNHEFTVEPRMAVRASLPDGRQVTAFNDIALVRIPGDRLAAVAISVEGDPFVRYSSDAVIVATSTGSTAYNFSAGGPIVSPRVEGFLVVPAAAHSTFNRALVLSADEHVALELLPSSGQLAVEVDGAVHGRLSSGDRVTVTAVRGAGHVVRLGTTTFYERARRKLRVTGSAEVD, encoded by the coding sequence ATGGGCATGGTCACGACGGTCGGGCTGGTGCTGCACCCGCAGCGCGACTCCAAGGAGGCCATCGACGTCATCGTCGAGTGGGCGCGGACCAGGAAGGTCACGGTGCTCGGCCTGCCCGACGAGGTGGGCCGCATCGACTGCAGCGCCGAGGCGGTCGGCCCCGACGCCCTGGTCGAGCGCGCCGACCTGGTGGTCAGCCTGGGCGGGGACGGCACCATGCTGCGCACGATGCGCCTGCTCGCCGGACGCTCGACCCCGGTGCTCGGGGTGAACCTCGGACGGCTGGGCTTCCTCGCCGAGATCGACGTGGAGGAGCTGCAGCCCGCGCTGTCGGCCATCGACAACCACGAGTTCACCGTCGAGCCGCGCATGGCGGTGCGGGCGTCGCTCCCGGACGGCAGGCAGGTCACCGCGTTCAACGACATCGCCCTGGTGCGCATCCCCGGCGACCGGCTCGCGGCGGTGGCGATCTCGGTGGAGGGCGACCCGTTCGTGCGCTACTCCTCCGACGCGGTGATCGTGGCCACCTCCACCGGCTCGACCGCCTACAACTTCTCGGCCGGGGGACCGATCGTCTCGCCCCGGGTCGAGGGCTTCCTGGTCGTGCCGGCGGCGGCGCACTCGACGTTCAACCGGGCGCTCGTCCTGTCCGCCGACGAGCACGTGGCGCTGGAGCTGCTGCCCTCCAGCGGTCAGCTGGCCGTGGAGGTGGACGGCGCCGTGCACGGGCGCCTGTCCTCCGGCGACCGTGTCACGGTCACCGCGGTGCGCGGCGCCGGGCACGTCGTGCGGCTCGGCACGACCACCTTCTACGAGCGGGCACGGCGCAAGCTGCGCGTCACCGGCAGCGCCGAGGTGGACTGA
- a CDS encoding histone-like nucleoid-structuring protein Lsr2, with the protein MATQIQTLLIDDLEGGEAKETVFFAIDGTSYEIDLNDKNARNLREALSPFVSSARRAESAPSRGRKRGAPQRPARDKSSEIRAWAKAHGLNVSERGRIASHIVAQYEAAQ; encoded by the coding sequence ATGGCGACTCAGATCCAGACGCTACTCATCGACGACCTGGAAGGTGGGGAAGCAAAAGAGACCGTGTTCTTCGCCATTGACGGCACCAGCTACGAGATCGATCTGAACGACAAAAACGCCAGGAATCTCCGGGAGGCGCTTTCGCCTTTCGTGTCCAGTGCCCGCCGGGCGGAGAGTGCCCCGTCCCGGGGACGCAAGCGCGGCGCGCCGCAGCGTCCGGCCCGTGACAAAAGCTCAGAGATCCGCGCTTGGGCCAAGGCGCACGGTCTGAACGTCAGCGAGCGGGGCCGGATCGCCTCGCACATCGTGGCCCAGTACGAAGCGGCGCAGTGA